A genomic window from Candidatus Kouleothrix ribensis includes:
- a CDS encoding AAA family ATPase, whose translation MLRLRLLGAPSVYDGAREIYLPSQKAQALLFYLAAEHERSFARGQIIALLWEESSEREGRNSLSTVLTRLRQALPLFPLRTEGDTLAWQAAPDTWVDLHEFQAVAQPPAGDASAHIQRLESAASLYRGSFLDGFSVRDSETYDEWLRLERERWQQRWLNMLDQLIEALAAAGGWERALLHARRAMSTDPLQERFHRALMRLLYQSGDRAAALAQYRICRDVLERELGVAPDAETTALHQMIAEGTLERPPRPAAAPTARPAPILPAAPTARLGERLASARRRSFVGRTDELSAFAAALAEHEPPFAVLHVYGPGGVGKSTLLSEFARLCGQAGVPAIPVDGRNTQPTPDGFMNALREALGVESPLEALPERHVLLIDTYELLTPLDGWLRDQFLPQIPARGMAVLAGRNPPAAGWRVDPGWQEVSQTIQLSNLSEADAADYLQRRNVPAEQRAAVLGFTRGYPLALSLAVELLIQRPSFRFESGAAPDIVRALIERFVASAPSVAHRAALEACSQVRVMSEPLLAAMLAVAEARELFEWLRDLSFISAGPRGIFPHDLAREALAADLKWRNPPWHHELHRRARNFYMAEFERSAGHDQYLALLDLIFLHDNPAIRSTFTWNDIAGLIEDTPRTADWPALAAMVRHHEGAASAELAMRWFERQPVGVTVFRDHTGAVTGFNCFVALQPGDRAASEFDPCMRAIWRYLDTRPPLRDGQIVAIDRFWMDEQAYQGISPTQGMIFVSAVRYVLTAPGLAYSFHIWGDADAWLPAAEQVLFHRLPAADFELDGHTYGVYMRDWIASPPTAWLAALAERETA comes from the coding sequence ATGCTGAGGCTGCGTTTGCTGGGCGCACCGTCGGTCTATGACGGCGCACGCGAGATCTATCTGCCGTCGCAGAAGGCGCAGGCGTTGCTGTTCTACCTCGCCGCCGAGCACGAGCGTAGCTTCGCGCGCGGCCAGATCATTGCGCTGCTGTGGGAGGAGAGCTCCGAGCGCGAGGGGCGCAACAGCCTCAGCACGGTTCTGACGCGCCTGCGCCAGGCGCTGCCGCTGTTTCCGCTGCGCACCGAGGGCGACACGCTGGCCTGGCAGGCGGCACCCGATACGTGGGTCGATCTGCACGAGTTCCAGGCTGTCGCACAGCCGCCGGCCGGCGACGCCAGCGCACACATCCAGCGCCTCGAGTCCGCCGCCAGCTTGTATCGCGGCAGCTTCCTCGACGGCTTCAGCGTGCGCGATAGCGAGACCTACGACGAGTGGCTGCGGCTCGAGCGCGAGCGCTGGCAGCAGCGCTGGCTGAATATGCTCGATCAGCTGATTGAGGCGCTGGCAGCTGCCGGCGGCTGGGAGCGCGCGCTGCTCCATGCGCGCCGGGCCATGAGCACCGACCCGCTGCAAGAACGCTTTCACCGCGCGCTCATGCGCCTGCTGTATCAGTCGGGCGACCGGGCCGCCGCGCTGGCGCAGTACCGCATCTGCCGCGATGTGCTCGAGCGCGAGCTGGGGGTCGCGCCCGATGCCGAGACAACTGCGCTGCATCAGATGATCGCCGAGGGCACGCTTGAGCGCCCGCCCCGGCCGGCCGCTGCACCCACCGCCCGGCCAGCCCCCATCCTGCCAGCGGCGCCGACGGCGCGGCTGGGCGAGCGGCTGGCCTCGGCACGCCGGCGCAGTTTTGTCGGCCGCACCGATGAGCTCTCGGCCTTTGCGGCGGCCCTGGCCGAGCACGAGCCGCCGTTTGCCGTGCTGCATGTGTACGGGCCGGGCGGCGTGGGCAAGAGCACATTGCTCAGCGAGTTTGCGCGCCTGTGCGGCCAGGCCGGCGTGCCGGCGATCCCGGTTGATGGCCGGAACACCCAGCCAACGCCCGACGGCTTCATGAACGCACTACGCGAGGCGCTCGGCGTCGAAAGCCCGCTCGAGGCCCTGCCCGAGCGGCATGTGTTGCTGATCGATACCTACGAGCTGCTAACACCGCTCGACGGCTGGCTGCGCGATCAGTTCTTGCCGCAGATTCCGGCCAGAGGCATGGCCGTGCTGGCCGGCCGCAACCCACCCGCCGCCGGCTGGCGCGTCGACCCTGGCTGGCAAGAGGTGAGCCAGACCATTCAGCTGAGCAACCTGAGCGAAGCGGATGCGGCCGACTACCTGCAGCGTCGTAATGTTCCGGCCGAGCAGCGCGCGGCGGTGCTGGGCTTCACCCGCGGCTACCCGCTGGCGCTGTCGCTCGCGGTCGAGCTGCTGATCCAGCGGCCGAGCTTCCGCTTCGAATCCGGCGCCGCGCCCGATATCGTGCGGGCGCTGATCGAGCGCTTTGTTGCCAGCGCGCCGAGCGTGGCCCACCGCGCTGCGCTCGAGGCGTGTTCGCAGGTGCGGGTGATGAGCGAGCCGCTGCTGGCGGCCATGCTGGCCGTGGCCGAGGCGCGCGAGCTGTTCGAGTGGCTGCGCGACCTCTCGTTCATCTCGGCCGGCCCGCGTGGCATCTTCCCGCACGACCTGGCGCGTGAGGCGTTGGCGGCCGACCTGAAGTGGCGCAACCCGCCCTGGCACCACGAGCTGCACCGCCGCGCGCGCAACTTCTACATGGCCGAGTTCGAGCGCAGCGCCGGCCACGACCAGTACCTGGCGCTGCTCGACCTGATCTTCCTGCACGATAACCCGGCCATTCGCTCGACCTTCACCTGGAATGATATTGCCGGCCTGATCGAGGATACGCCGCGTACGGCCGACTGGCCGGCGCTTGCGGCTATGGTGCGCCACCACGAGGGTGCGGCCTCGGCCGAGCTGGCTATGCGCTGGTTCGAACGCCAGCCGGTGGGTGTCACTGTCTTTCGCGATCATACCGGCGCAGTTACAGGATTCAACTGCTTCGTCGCGCTTCAGCCCGGCGACCGCGCGGCCAGCGAATTCGACCCGTGTATGCGAGCGATCTGGCGCTACCTGGACACCCGCCCACCCCTACGCGATGGCCAGATCGTCGCGATCGACCGCTTCTGGATGGACGAACAAGCGTACCAGGGCATCTCGCCCACCCAGGGCATGATCTTTGTCTCGGCGGTGCGCTACGTGCTGACTGCGCCGGGCCTGGCCTACTCGTTTCACATCTGGGGCGATGCCGATGCCTGGCTGCCTGCAGCCGAGCAGGTGCTGTTCCACAGGCTGCCTGCGGCCGATTTCGAACTTGACGGGCATACCTACGGCGTGTACATGCGCGACTGGATCGCCTCGCCGCCGACGGCCTGGCTCGCGGCGCTGGCCGAGCGCGAGACAGCCTAG
- a CDS encoding alginate lyase family protein, which yields MYHTTWHRQLSLVILPILLFGMLALAAPAAAATLAHEGTIAGGATSSGSVATAAALPAAAGQLYLAAITTKPGSVAVRSVAGLGLTWTLVKAQCAGRNQTRVELWRALGVPSGSTAVSASLSGTAGNAVITVARYSGVDPTAPLGAVVSANTLGTGGACSGGVDGAAYNVSLPASTPGALAFGAVAMRNRTHTPGSGYTERAEKIQGSSGDAAGLAIEDRGVAAAGALPVNGSFTGSVDWAVVAVEIRPGEAGPPPANRPPIAQNGVASTQQGTPVAISLAASDPDNNPLTYRVASQPTSGVLAGTAPALTYTPNLGFTGNDSFTFIANDGQADSNIATVSIVVTSAPPPPPSGAGLWISADQIARLPISGAAWDRMKAAADGDLGTPTLADFNANHDVRTLAVALVYARTGDARYRQKATEAISAAIGKEAGGLVIMMARNLVCYIIAADLIDLKTYDPALDGRFRAWISAARYEQFSDGTLIGEHERRANNHGTMPGASRAAIDVYLGDMQDLARTAQVFRGWVGDRSAYAGFSYTNDLSWQADPTKPVAIDPVGASKDGHSLDGAMPEEMRRGCAIQWPPCKTGYPWEGLQGALVQANILSRQGYDVWNWQDRALLRAVVFLDGIEKQYGGWWATGDDTWVPWFVNYVYGTSYPTTTANIGKNMGWTDWMYGR from the coding sequence ATGTACCACACAACCTGGCATCGGCAGCTTTCGCTCGTAATTCTGCCGATCCTCCTCTTCGGCATGCTCGCGCTCGCCGCACCGGCCGCCGCAGCCACGCTTGCCCACGAGGGCACGATCGCCGGCGGCGCCACATCCTCGGGCAGCGTCGCCACAGCAGCGGCGCTGCCCGCAGCCGCCGGGCAGCTGTACCTGGCCGCAATCACCACCAAACCAGGCAGCGTCGCCGTCCGGTCGGTGGCCGGGCTGGGGCTAACCTGGACGCTGGTAAAGGCGCAGTGCGCCGGCCGTAACCAGACCCGTGTCGAGCTATGGCGCGCGCTCGGCGTGCCCTCGGGCAGCACCGCCGTGAGCGCCAGCCTGAGCGGTACCGCCGGCAATGCGGTGATTACAGTCGCACGCTACTCGGGCGTCGATCCCACCGCCCCGCTTGGTGCAGTCGTGTCGGCCAACACGCTCGGCACGGGCGGCGCCTGCAGCGGTGGGGTCGACGGCGCCGCCTACAACGTGAGCCTGCCAGCCAGCACCCCCGGCGCGCTGGCCTTTGGCGCGGTGGCCATGCGTAACCGCACACATACGCCCGGCAGCGGCTACACCGAGCGCGCCGAGAAGATCCAGGGCAGCAGCGGCGACGCCGCAGGCCTGGCGATCGAAGATCGCGGCGTGGCAGCCGCCGGCGCACTGCCAGTGAACGGCAGCTTCACCGGCAGCGTCGACTGGGCGGTGGTGGCGGTCGAGATCCGGCCGGGCGAGGCCGGCCCACCACCGGCGAACCGCCCGCCGATCGCGCAGAACGGCGTGGCCAGCACCCAGCAAGGCACGCCAGTGGCGATCAGCCTGGCGGCCAGCGACCCCGACAACAACCCGCTGACGTACCGGGTGGCGAGCCAGCCCACTAGCGGGGTACTGGCCGGCACGGCGCCGGCCCTGACCTACACGCCCAATCTGGGCTTCACCGGCAACGACAGCTTCACGTTCATCGCGAATGACGGCCAGGCCGACAGCAATATTGCAACCGTGTCGATCGTGGTTACATCGGCCCCACCCCCACCGCCTAGTGGCGCCGGGCTATGGATCTCGGCCGACCAGATCGCGCGGCTGCCGATCAGCGGCGCGGCCTGGGATCGCATGAAGGCGGCGGCTGACGGCGACCTTGGCACGCCGACGCTGGCCGACTTCAACGCCAACCACGATGTCAGGACGCTGGCGGTGGCGCTGGTGTATGCGCGCACCGGCGACGCGCGCTACCGCCAGAAGGCCACCGAGGCGATCAGCGCGGCGATCGGCAAAGAGGCCGGCGGGCTGGTGATCATGATGGCGCGTAACCTGGTGTGCTATATCATTGCGGCCGACCTGATCGATCTCAAGACGTATGACCCCGCGCTCGATGGGCGGTTCCGTGCGTGGATCAGCGCCGCGCGCTACGAGCAATTTTCAGACGGCACGCTGATCGGCGAGCACGAGCGGCGCGCCAATAACCACGGCACTATGCCCGGTGCCAGCCGCGCGGCGATCGATGTCTACCTGGGCGATATGCAAGACCTCGCTCGCACTGCCCAGGTGTTCCGTGGCTGGGTCGGTGATCGCAGCGCCTACGCGGGCTTCAGCTACACCAACGACCTATCGTGGCAGGCCGACCCGACCAAGCCGGTGGCGATCGACCCGGTTGGCGCGTCGAAGGATGGCCACTCGCTCGACGGCGCAATGCCCGAGGAGATGCGACGCGGCTGCGCTATTCAGTGGCCGCCGTGCAAGACTGGCTACCCCTGGGAGGGGCTGCAGGGCGCGCTGGTGCAGGCCAACATCCTCTCGCGCCAGGGCTACGATGTGTGGAATTGGCAGGATCGGGCGCTGCTGCGCGCGGTGGTGTTCCTCGACGGAATCGAGAAGCAGTATGGCGGCTGGTGGGCCACTGGCGACGATACCTGGGTGCCCTGGTTCGTCAACTACGTCTACGGCACCAGCTACCCGACCACAACGGCAAATATCGGCAAAAACATGGGCTGGACCGATTGGATGTACGGGCGGTAG